A genomic region of Magnolia sinica isolate HGM2019 chromosome 6, MsV1, whole genome shotgun sequence contains the following coding sequences:
- the LOC131248262 gene encoding squamosa promoter-binding-like protein 8 isoform X2, translated as MLDYEWGNAASILLPGEDPTSDSDQTRPIFDPYNQTLSGNLLQPAVGFSSQPFQQQQIQVPLQSFDSRAYPFSYPRPPVLPSPAAVRFSPRQHLPVVGPKTEDFSGSRGEFPARIGLNLGVRTYFSSAEDDFVSRLYRRSRTAEPCPTNSPRCQAEGCNADLTHAKHYHRRHKVCEFHSKASTVLAAGLTQRFCQQCSRFHLLSEFDQGKRSCRKRLADHNRRRRKSQPQQLQSESENVTTSLARVETPSKSGTPSSSTVSMAISPPQIAFDCFQPTAMTTHKASASPSSSNSRFSPRGDFLQYERRIWDEDEEGQ; from the exons ATGTTGGACTACGAATGGGGAAATGCGGCGTCGATCTTACTTCCCGGCGAGGATCCCACCTCAGATTCCGACCAAACGCGCCCGATCTTCGACCCGTACAACCAAACCCTCTCTGGAAATCTCCTCCAGCCTGCCGTCGGCTTTTCTTCCCAGCCATTTCAGCAGCAGCAGATCCAAGTCCCTCTCCAGAGTTTCGATTCCCGCGCTTACCCCTTCTCCTACCCCCGTCCGCCGGTCTTACCGTCTCCGGCGGCAGTTCGGTTTTCCCCACGTCAGCATTTACCGGTGGTAGGTCCCAAAACCGAGGACTTTTCCGGCAGCAGAGGAGAGTTTCCGGCACGTATCGGTCTGAATTTGGGCGTCCGGACGTATTTCTCTTCGGCTGAGGACGATTTCGTGAGCCGGCTCTACCGCCGGTCCAGAACGGCCGAACCATGTCCGACCAACTCGCCCCGTTGTCAGGCAGAGGGTTGCAACGCTGATCTGACACACGCCAAGCACTACCACCGGCGGCATAAGGTCTGCGAGTTCCACTCCAAAGCGTCAACGGTCTTGGCCGCAGGTCTCACCCAGCGCTTCTGCCAGCAGTGCAGCAG GTTTCATCTACTATCTGAATTCGATCAAGGGAAACGCAGCTGCAGGAAACGGCTGGCCGATCACAACCGTCGAAGACGGAAATCACAACCGCAGCAGCTGCAATCTGAATCAGAGAACGTTACGACCTCACTGGCGCGAGTAGAAACTCCATCAA AATCGGGCACGCCGTCGTCTTCGACCGTGTCGATGGCCATCTCTCCACCACAGATCGCATTCGATTGCTTCCAACCAACGGCGATGACGACGCACAAAGCTTCGGCATCGCCTTCGTCCTCCAACTCCCGTTTCTCTCCGAGGGGGGATTTCCTTCAGTACGAGCGTCGGATCTGGGACGAAGATGAAGAAGGACAGTAG
- the LOC131248262 gene encoding squamosa promoter-binding-like protein 8 isoform X1 — MLDYEWGNAASILLPGEDPTSDSDQTRPIFDPYNQTLSGNLLQPAVGFSSQPFQQQQIQVPLQSFDSRAYPFSYPRPPVLPSPAAVRFSPRQHLPVVGPKTEDFSGSRGEFPARIGLNLGVRTYFSSAEDDFVSRLYRRSRTAEPCPTNSPRCQAEGCNADLTHAKHYHRRHKVCEFHSKASTVLAAGLTQRFCQQCSRFHLLSEFDQGKRSCRKRLADHNRRRRKSQPQQLQSESENVTTSLARVETPSKSSPESGTPSSSTVSMAISPPQIAFDCFQPTAMTTHKASASPSSSNSRFSPRGDFLQYERRIWDEDEEGQ; from the exons ATGTTGGACTACGAATGGGGAAATGCGGCGTCGATCTTACTTCCCGGCGAGGATCCCACCTCAGATTCCGACCAAACGCGCCCGATCTTCGACCCGTACAACCAAACCCTCTCTGGAAATCTCCTCCAGCCTGCCGTCGGCTTTTCTTCCCAGCCATTTCAGCAGCAGCAGATCCAAGTCCCTCTCCAGAGTTTCGATTCCCGCGCTTACCCCTTCTCCTACCCCCGTCCGCCGGTCTTACCGTCTCCGGCGGCAGTTCGGTTTTCCCCACGTCAGCATTTACCGGTGGTAGGTCCCAAAACCGAGGACTTTTCCGGCAGCAGAGGAGAGTTTCCGGCACGTATCGGTCTGAATTTGGGCGTCCGGACGTATTTCTCTTCGGCTGAGGACGATTTCGTGAGCCGGCTCTACCGCCGGTCCAGAACGGCCGAACCATGTCCGACCAACTCGCCCCGTTGTCAGGCAGAGGGTTGCAACGCTGATCTGACACACGCCAAGCACTACCACCGGCGGCATAAGGTCTGCGAGTTCCACTCCAAAGCGTCAACGGTCTTGGCCGCAGGTCTCACCCAGCGCTTCTGCCAGCAGTGCAGCAG GTTTCATCTACTATCTGAATTCGATCAAGGGAAACGCAGCTGCAGGAAACGGCTGGCCGATCACAACCGTCGAAGACGGAAATCACAACCGCAGCAGCTGCAATCTGAATCAGAGAACGTTACGACCTCACTGGCGCGAGTAGAAACTCCATCAA AATCCTCTCCAGAATCGGGCACGCCGTCGTCTTCGACCGTGTCGATGGCCATCTCTCCACCACAGATCGCATTCGATTGCTTCCAACCAACGGCGATGACGACGCACAAAGCTTCGGCATCGCCTTCGTCCTCCAACTCCCGTTTCTCTCCGAGGGGGGATTTCCTTCAGTACGAGCGTCGGATCTGGGACGAAGATGAAGAAGGACAGTAG